The Spirulina subsalsa PCC 9445 region ACTCAACGTCACATAAGGAGCAATATCTGAACATTCATGAGGAATCGCTAATTTTAACAATCGATTTTGAATTTTTTCCGTTAATGTGATCAAAGACTTAGGGTTAGTTTTTGGTAAAATCAAAGCAAACTCTTCCCCCCCATACCGAGCGACTAAATCTCCAGAACGCTTGACCACTTCACTTAACATTTTGGCGATTCTAATTAAACAGTCATCCCCTTTTAAATGTCCATAATAATCATTATACTGTTTAAAATAATCCACATCACATAAAATAAAACCTAAATAGCTTTTTTGCTGTTTTGCGTCATTCCATTCTTGCTCTAAAATAGTGTCAAAATAACGACGATTAGCCACTTGTGTTAGTCCATCAATGTTAACTAAATACTCTAGCTTTGTTAAGGCTGATTGTAGCTGTAAATTAAGGTTCTCTAACGCCTCATTTCGCTCCTTTAACTGTCGGTTTAAATCAACTAATTGTAGATGATGTTTTACCCGTGCTACCACTTCTTCCACTTGAAACGGTTTAGTAATATAATCTGCACCTCCTACCCGAAAAGCCTTTGCCTTATCTAATCCTTCACTAAGCGCACTAACAAAAATAATCGGAATATGAGCCGTTTTTGAATCTGCTTTAATCTCTTTACAAACCTCATAACCATCGATTTCTGGCATCAAAATGTCCAGAATAATTAAATCTGGAGTAAAGCGAGAAAGGCTGGTTAATGCCAATTTTCCCCCATTAGCTAAACGGACTTCATATCCTTGATCTGTTAATATTTTTTCCAAGAGACGCAAGTTGTGGGGAAGATCATCCACCACTAAAATTTTAGGGATTGTAGTGCTTAAGAGCGAGGACATATCTCAAGGATTCTATAATGTTAAAATGGCTAAAAAGATTAATCATGGTTCACGATACAACAGGGTCAGATCAAGGAATTAATCATCAAGTATAATCCTGATAGATGTTCAAACAATCAGCCAAACTATTCT contains the following coding sequences:
- a CDS encoding diguanylate cyclase domain-containing protein produces the protein MSSLLSTTIPKILVVDDLPHNLRLLEKILTDQGYEVRLANGGKLALTSLSRFTPDLIILDILMPEIDGYEVCKEIKADSKTAHIPIIFVSALSEGLDKAKAFRVGGADYITKPFQVEEVVARVKHHLQLVDLNRQLKERNEALENLNLQLQSALTKLEYLVNIDGLTQVANRRYFDTILEQEWNDAKQQKSYLGFILCDVDYFKQYNDYYGHLKGDDCLIRIAKMLSEVVKRSGDLVARYGGEEFALILPKTNPKSLITLTEKIQNRLLKLAIPHECSDIAPYVTLSLGAVSWIPEEKDKTEDLIRKSDRALYLAKHQGRNRTVIL